One stretch of Vulpes lagopus strain Blue_001 chromosome X, ASM1834538v1, whole genome shotgun sequence DNA includes these proteins:
- the LOC121482267 gene encoding 40S ribosomal protein S24-like — MNDIVTIQTKKFMTNRLLQREQMVIDVLHPGKAKVLKTEIREKLAKMYKTTPEVIFVFGFRTHFGGGKTTGFDMIYDSLDYANKIEPKHRFARHGLYEKKKPSRKQRKECKNRMKKVRGTAKANVGAGKK, encoded by the coding sequence ATGAACGACATAGTAACTATCCAGACCAAGAAGTTCATGACCAACCGACTGCTTCAGCGGGAACAGATGGTTATTGATGTTCTTCACCCCGGGAAGGCAAAAGTACTTAAGACAGAAATTCGGGAAAAACTAGCCAAAATGTACAAGACCACACCAGAAGTCATATTTGTATTTGGATTCAGAACCCATTTTGGTGGTGGCAAAACAACTGGCTTTGACATGATTTATGATTCCTTGGATTATGCAAACAAAATTGAACCCAAACATAGATTTGCAAGACATGGCTTGTATGAGAAGAAAAAGCCTTCAAGAAAACAGcgcaaagaatgcaaaaacagaatgaagaaagtcaGGGGGACTGCAAAAGCCAACGTTGGTGCTGGCAAAAAGTGA